A stretch of Plasmodium chabaudi chabaudi strain AS genome assembly, chromosome: 14 DNA encodes these proteins:
- a CDS encoding splicing factor 3B subunit 3, putative, whose protein sequence is MPILYHLTLQKPTAITRTVYGNFSGPKAHEIIVAKGQVLELLRADKQGKLSVIVSKDIFGIIRSLEIFRLTGSNKDYIAIGSDSGRLVILKYDDEKNDFIRVHCETYGKSGIRRIVPGEYIAVDPKGRALMLCAIEKQKFVYILNRDNKENLTISSPLEAHKSHSICHAVVGLNVGFENPMFVSIEQNYETLDKEVTNGNIQLSSNPNEDQQIMEYPKKGLCFWEMDLGLNHVIKKHTIPIDITAHLLIPLPGGQQGPSGLIVCCENYLVYKKIDHDDVYCSYPRRLEVGEEKNISIVCWTIHRIKTFFFILIQSEYGDLYKIEVNHEDGIVKEIICKYFDTVPIANSICVLKSGALFVAAEFGNHFFYQFSGIGNDSNESMCTSNHPSGKNAIIAFKTQKLKNLYLVDQIYSLSPIIDMKILDAKNSSLPQIYALCGRGPRSSLRILQHGLSIEELANNELPGKPKYIWTIKKDNSSEYDGYIIVSFEGNTLILEIGETVEEVYDSLLLTNVTTIHINLLYDNSFIQVYDTGIRHINGKIVQEWVPPKNKQINAATSNGSQIVVSLSGGELIYFEIDESHTLTEIFRKNINVEILCLSIQQIQQNKLRASFLAVGCLDNVVRLLSIEKDQYFKQLSTYILPNNSSPQDICISEMKELGNQKEHTILYLNIGLNTGVLLRSVIDPICGTLSNHYSKYLGAKSVKICHVQVNKNPALLVLSEKTYLCYVYQGKYIYSPLNYDVLEYASSFYSEQCSDGYVAISGNSLRIFRFYRLGEVFSQNILPLTFTPRKIVPLPFPSLFYDNDTSLEITRIKNIQMLAVIEADHNAYDENTQREIQKALRDIKLEGKEGEEDDVPQDEPDNEEEELLYDRIGTPKAGAGKWGSCIKIINPINLQVIDKVSLELEEAALSVCACELEALHCLIVGTTTNMTLKNRNVPSASLRVYTYDINYKLNLLHITPIEDQPYCFCPFNGRVIVSVGNKLRIYALGKKKLLKKCEYKDIPEAIVSIKVSGDRIFASDIRESVLIFFYDSNQNVIRLISDDIIPRWITCSEILDHHTIMAADKFDSVFILRVPEEAKQEEYGIANKCWYGGEVISSSTKNRKMEHIMSFHIGEIVTSLQKVKLSPASSECIIYSTIMGTIGAFIPYDNKEELELTQHLEIILRTEKHALCGREHIFFRSYYHPVQHVIDGDLCEQFSSLPFDVQRKVASDLEKTPDEILRKLEDIRNKIL, encoded by the exons atgcctATACTATATCATCTAACTTTGCAAAAACCCACAGCAATCACCAGAACAGTGTATGGAAACTTTTCTGGGCCCAAGGCACACGAAATAATAGTTGCAAAAGGTCAAGTATTAGAATTATTGAGAGCTGATAAACAAGGGAAATTAAGTGTTATCGTATCTAAAGATATATTCGGTATAATTCGAAGCTTAGAAATTTTCCGATTAACTGGTAGTAATAAAGATTATATAGCAATTGGTAGTGACTCAGGAAGATtagtaatattaaaatatgatgatgaaaaaaatgattttattCGAGTTCATTGTGAAACATACGGTAAAAGTGGTATTAGACGAATCGTACCTGGTGAATATATTGCTGTAGATCCAAAAGGTAGAGCTTTAATGTTATGTGCTAtcgaaaaacaaaaatttgtatatatattaaatagagataataaagaaaatttaacTATTAGTAGTCCTTTAGAAGCTCATAAGTCTCATTCTATTTGTCATGCTGTAGTTGGATTGAATGTCGGGTTTGAAAATCCAATGTTTGTATCGATCgaacaaaattatgaaacTTTAGATAAAGAAGTTacaaatggaaatatacaattaaGTTCGAATCCAAATGAAGATCAACAAATAATGGAATATCCTAAAAAAGGATTATGTTTTTGGGAAATGGATCTCGGATTAAATCatgtaattaaaaaacatacaATACCTATTGATATTACTgcacatttattaataccTTTACCAGGAGGTCAACAAGGACCCAGTGGTTTAATTGTCTGTtgtgaaaattatttagtttataaaaaaatagatcaTGACGATGTATATTGTTCATATCCAAGACGATTAGAAGTGggggaagaaaaaaatatatctattGTTTGTTGGACAATACATAGAATCAAAACATTcttctttatattaatacaatCTGAATATGGAgatttatacaaaatagaAGTTAATCATGAAGATGGTATTgtaaaagaaattatttgtaaatattttgatacAGTACCTATAGCTAACTCTATATGTGTATTAAAATCTGGAGCATTATTTGTAGCAGCAGAATTTGGGAatcatttcttttatcaATTCTCTGGTATTGGCAATGATTCCAATGAATCTATGTGTACATCTAACCATCCATCAGGAAAAAATGCAATTATCGCATTTAAAacacaaaaattaaaaaatttatatttagtagatcaaatatattctttatccCCAATTATtgatatgaaaatattagatGCAAAAAATTCAAGTCTCCCACAAATATATGCTTTATGTGGTAGAGGACCAAGATCCTCTTTACGAATATTACAACATGGCTTAAGTATCGAAGAGCTAgcaaataatgaattacCAGGGAAGcctaaatatatttggacaattaaaaaagataacTCAAGTGAATATGAtggatatattattgtaaGCTTTGAAGGAAATACATTAATATTAGAAATTGGTGAAACAGTAGAAGAAGTATATGATAGTTTACTTTTAACAAATGTAACAActatacatattaatttattatatgataattCTTTTATACAAGTATATGATACAGGCATACGACATATCAATGGTAAGATAGTACAAGAATGGGTACcaccaaaaaataaacaaattaatgcCGCTACTTCTAATGGTTCACAAATTGTAGTATCCCTTAGTGGTGGtgaattaatttattttgaaattgATGAATCACATACTTTAACTGaaatatttagaaaaaatattaacgtagaaattttatgtttatcaATACAACAAAtacaacaaaataaattaagaGCTAGCTTTTTAGCAGTTGGATGTCTTGATAATGTAGTACGTTTACTATCAATTGAAAAAGatcaatattttaaacaaCTATCTACATATATCTTACCTAATAATTCATCACCTCAAGATATTTGTATATCTGAAATGAAAGAATTGGGTAATCAAAAAGAACatactattttatatttaaatatcgGATTAAATACAGGAGTACTTTTAAGAAGTGTTATAGATCCTATATGTGGTACATTGAGTAATCATTATTCGAAATATTTAGGGGCTAAGTCTGTTAAAATATGTCATGTAcaagttaataaaaatccaGCTCTTTTAGTATTATCTGAAAAAACATATCTATGTTATGTATATCAagggaaatatatttattcccCATTAAATTATGATGTACTAGAATATGCATCATCTTTTTATTCTGAACAATGCTCAGATGGTTATGTAGCTATATCTGGAAATAGTTTAAGAATTTTCCGGTTTTATAGACTTGGCGAAGTTTTTagtcaaaatattttacccTTAACATTTACACCAAGAAAAATTGTCCCATTACCATTTccttcattattttatgataatGATACTTCTCTAGAAATTACgcgaattaaaaatatacaaatgcTGGCTGTTATAGAAGCAGACCATAATGcatatgatgaaaataccCAACGAGAAATTCAAAAGGCATTACGTGATATTAAGCTCGAAGGGAAAGAAGGGGAAGAAGATGATGTACCACAAGATGAACCAGATAATGAGGAAGaagaattattatatgatcGTATAGGAACTCCAAAAGCAGGTGCAGGTAAATGGGGATCctgtattaaaattattaaccCAATAAACTTACAAGTTATAGATAAAGTGTCATTAGAACTCGAAGAAGCAGCTTTAAGTGTTTGTGCTTGTGAACTTGAAGCATTACATTGTTTAATAGTCGGAACCACTACTAATAtgacattaaaaaatagaaatgtCCCATCAGCATCTTTAAgagtatatacatatgataTTAATTACAAACTTAATTTGTTGCATATTACACCTATTGAAGATCAACCATATTGCTTTTGTCCATTTAATGGCAGAGTTATAGTATCGGttggaaataaattaagaatatatgcattaggaaaaaaaaaattattaaaaaaatgtgaataTAAAGATATTCCTGAAGCAATTGTTTCAATAAAAGTTTCTGGAGACAGAATTTTTGCATCTGATATCAGAGAATCTGttctcatatttttttatgattcGAATCAAAATGTTATACGACTTATATCGGATGATATTATACCTCGATGGATAACATGTTCGGAAATTTTGGATCACCATACTATTATGGCTGCGGACAAGTTTGATTCCGTTTTCATACTGAGG GTACCCGAAGAAGCGAAACAAGAGGAGTACGGAATAGCTAACAAATGCTGGTATGGAGGAGAAGTAATAAGTAGTTcaacaaaaaatagaaag ATGGAGCACATCATGAGCTTTCATATTGGAGAAATCGTGACCTCCTTACAAAAAGTCAAGCTATCCCCTGCGAGCAGTGaatgcataatatattccaCCATCATGGGAACCATAGGAGCATTTATTCCGTATGATAACAAGGAAGAG CTGGAACTGACTCAACATttggaaataattttgagaACAGAAAAGCATGCTCTTTGTGGACGAGagcacatattttttcgttCTTATTATCACCCCGTTCAG CATGTTATTGATGGCGATTTATGCGAACAATTTTCGAGCCTACCATTTGACGTTCAAAGAAAAGTTGCATCCGACTTAGAAAAAACACCAGACGAAATTTTAAGAAAATTAGAAGAcataagaaataaaatactttaa
- a CDS encoding CPW-WPC family protein has translation MFLLAFFIFDKEYVFYVHSLSNDKNKNLNTLNANNAEDNFSGTFSFSDELVNSISKTLKRVPLGVLKRKVTIELDKVARDLNLPNPDEEICDINYSELCPEGWVNFGDGKNCLSPTNYTGSCNKKISFENSTAISKYEFSLKCNVSWPCIGKCIEDFTKECPENWILKKKNICYAPKNYKDICVKEKSFINFSKSEKKIWGDICNVNWPCYEKNYNILCPLNWKKSPDNKSCIGPESYTGPCKNILYLNNLNKNEKIVLKNKCNIEWPISQNDEQNFDSFLCPTGWKLSQVDNSICIAPKEYEGPCDKQISLSMFSKEEKYNFSKNCHVHWPYIQSTKNKNSNQNFNLPCPDNWNLINQNKEENICSAPKDYTGSCHNIVSFKSYTKEMKEAWAYACKVNFSYGNLQYEESQKGKKNQKIYGIHSSNNKINIPSINNGPFGSSGSIYEGLVLDADKGIEYAKNDINKYKSKNNIIVQDFDNINSENFIITDEKIKDLILLKESTENEELKQTIDDTIKQLRRKYTLYGELQ, from the exons atgtttttattggctttctttatatttgataaggaatatgttttttatgtacACTCTTTGAGTaatgacaaaaataaaaatcttAATACTTTAAATGCAAATAATGCTGAAGACAATTTTAGTGGAactttttccttttctgATGAATTAGTAAATTCCATTTCGAAGACCCTGAAAAGGGTTCCCCTTGGAG TGCTCAAGAGAAAAGTAACAATCGAACTTGATAAGGTAGCAAGGGATCTCAATTTGCCAAATCCGGATGAAGAAATATGTGATATTAATTATTCAGAATTATGTCCAGAAGGATGGGTAAATTTTGGGGatggaaaaaattgtttaagTCCAACGAATTATACTGGAtcatgtaataaaaaaatatcgtTTGAAAACAGTACCGCTATTAGTAAATATGAGTTTTCATTAAAATGCAATGTATCATGGCCTTGTATAGGAAAATGTATTGAAGACTTTACAAAAGAATGTCCTGAAAATtggattttaaaaaaaaagaatatttgTTATGCTcctaaaaattataaagatatatgtgtaaaagaaaaaagttttattaatttttctaaatctgaaaaaaaaatatggggAGATATATGTAATGTTAATTGGCCTtgttatgaaaaaaattataatatattatgtccATTGAATTGGAAAAAAAGTCCAGACAATAAAAGTTGTATAGGACCTGAATCTTATACAGGTccatgtaaaaatattttatatttaaataatttaaataaaaatgaaaaaatagtcttaaaaaataaatgtaatatTGAATGGCCAATTAGTCAAAATGATGAACAAAACTttgattcatttttatgtcCAACGGGATGGAAATTATCACAAGTAGATAATTCAATTTGTATTGCTCCTAAAGAATATGAAGGTCCATGTGATAAACAAATTTCTTTATCTATGTTTAGTAAAGAAGAGAAATATAACTTTTCTAAAAATTGTCATGTTCATTGGCCATATATACAAagtacaaaaaataaaaatagtaaccaaaattttaatttaccATGTCCTGATAATTGGAATTTGattaatcaaaataaagaagaaaatatttgtagTGCCCCAAAAGATTATACAGGATCATGTCATAATATTGTCTCTTTTAAAAGCTATACTAAAGAAATGAAAGAAGCTTGGGCATATGCTTGTAAAGtcaatttttcatatggTAATCTACAATATGAAGAAAGTCAAAAAGGCAAGAAAAACCAAAAGATATACGGAATACATAGTAGTAACAATAAGATAAATATCCCATCAATTAATAATGGACCTTTTGGTTCTTCAGGATCTATATATGAAGGACTAGTTTTAGATGCAGACAAAGGAATAGAATACgctaaaaatgatattaataaatataaatcaaaaaataatattattgtaCAAGACTTTGACAATATCAATagtgaaaattttattattacagaTGAAAAGATTAAAGatcttatattattaaaagaatcaactgaaaatgaagaattGAAACAAACTATTGATGACACAATAAAACAGttaagaagaaaatatactCTTTATGGTGAACTACAATAA
- a CDS encoding inorganic pyrophosphatase, putative, with amino-acid sequence MEMNCNSKYHEVPINLMSSQNCKTFFKNYSYQNVNIIEDGQKKKQKKFFSGKLSSGYEMLKFFKLFKLYIKQTKRQRILINIFIFFLFLLIQYVCYNKINNIKTNFLIGLILYSLYFLLFSLYMFSTIMNTDDDSYEIIKDSGNMFKKNKLIEMHSQCYPENIVYKQNEKYYKTYENCYIKIGHENSNVNYNGAKNGYEYAGNDINRIGEPGEGYEIISLESIGKPIKEGAEGFFSVQYNYIFKVSIFFTLLILILHIIRGNDMKFIQELGNVQNSSVLDTCILNGNKNICYVSISPLAYGVITCASFLLGAICSSLAAYSGIYVSVRANMKVSKAATYSYNKTLVTCFRSGTVSAIVNISLVIFGISSLMLIVNILYPTISFTKYPTMIVGYGFGASLVAMLYQLAGGIYTKAADIGADLVGKIEKSIPEDDARNPAVIADLVGDNVGDCAGQCADLFESISAEIIASMILGGALCENNIISDSVCSYFVLFPLFIHSMDLFVSTIGSYLVYTKKDNLLLGGGQKNFEKNNLNFNEKYEITSENLEDPLKIMLKAYFITCGFSIFGFSLLCKFLFSTVGNVTNGEDETYDIAKGNAWIYFSLCGMIGMICSYLFVISTRYYTDSSYPKVKKIAHASLSGPATNIIAGLYVGLESTFFPIIIICISLLFSYYLGIQSNIKKGNDVINGLYGTSIATMGMLSTSVFILSMSNFGPIADNAGGIAQMSKQPEYVRTITDKLDVVGNVTKANTKGYSVGSAALACFLLFSAFLSEVSDISGTAFATVDIALPEVFIGGILGSAIVFLFAGWSLDAVGNTAEEVLKEVRRQFNEHPGILSYKEKPDYHKCVYIISKRALKETFKPGLLGILAPIIIGILFKFIGNLQNNKLLGAQVMASFIMFSTSTGILMALFLNNAGGAWDNAKKYIETGMYGGKNSPAHISSVIGDTVGDPCKDTAGPSIHVLIKLISTITMVITPLIASSASK; translated from the exons atggaaatgaaTTGTAATTCAAAGTATCATGAAGTACCAATAAATTTGATGAGTAGCCAAAATTgtaaaactttttttaaaaattatagctATCAAAATGTGAACATAATAGAAGATgggcaaaaaaaaaaacaaaaaaaattcttttCAGGAAAATTAAGTAGTGGATATGAAATgctaaaattttttaaactgtttaaattatatattaaacagACAAAAAGACAACGAATATTaattaacatatttatattttttttatttttattaatacaaTATGTATGTtacaacaaaataaataatattaaaacgAATTTTTTGATTGGTCTAATTCTTTACAGCTTATATTTTCTActtttttctctttataTGTTCAGTACAATAATGAATACTGATGATGACTCTTATGAAATTATCAAAGATAGTGGCAacatgtttaaaaaaaataaattaatagaaATGCATTCACAATGTTATCCtgaaaatattgtatataaacaaaatgaaaaatattataaaacatatgaaaattgttacataaaaataggtCATGAAAATAGTAACGTAAATTATAATGGCGCTAAAAACGGGTATGAATATGCAGGAAATGATATTAACCGGATTGGTGAACCTGGTGAGGGTTATGAAATTATTTCCCTTGAAAGTATAGGTAAACCGATAAAGGAAGGTGCAGAAGGATTTTTTAGTGttcaatataattatatttttaaagtatcaattttttttacactaTTAATTTTGATACTTCATATAATTAGGGGAAATGATATGAAATTTATTCAGGAGCTTGGGAATGTCCAAAATAGTTCTGTTTTAGACACATGTATTTTAAATggcaataaaaatatatgttatgTTTCTATATCACCACTAGCATATGGGGTCATAACTTGTGCCTCGTTTTTGTTAGGCGCTATTTGTAGTTCCTTAGCAGCTTATAGTGGAATTTACGTATCAGTAAGAGCTAACATGAAAGTATCAAAAGCAGCTACATATTCCTACAACAAAACTTTAGTAACCTGTTTTAGAAGTGGGACAGTTAGTGctattgtaaatatatctttAGTAATATTTGGCATTTCATCATTAATGTTaatagtaaatatattatacccAACTATAtcttttacaaaatatccTACAATGATTGTTGGATATGGTTTTGGAGCATCACTAGTAGCAATGCTTTATCAGCTAGCTGGTGGGATATATACAAAGGCTGCAGATATTGGTGCTGATTTGGTAGggaaaattgaaaaaagtaTTCCAGAAGATGATGCAAGAAATCCAGCAGTTATAGCTGATTTAGTTGGAGATAATGTTGGTGATTGTGCAGGTCAATGTGCTGATTTATTTGAGTCGATATCCGCTGAAATTATTGCGTCTATGATATTAGGGGGTGCATtatgtgaaaataatataatctCGGATTCAGTTTGTagttattttgttttattccctttatttatacattcaatggatttatttgtatcaACAATAGGTTCCTATTTAGTttacacaaaaaaagataatttattattagggggtggacaaaaaaattttgaaaaaaataacttaaattttaatgaaaaatatgaaataacTTCAGAAAATTTAGAAGAcccattaaaaattatgttaaaggcatattttataacttgtggtttttctatttttggATTTTCTTTGttatgtaaatttttatttagtaCTGTTGGTAATGTTACAAATGGTGAAGATGAAACTTATGATATAGCAAAAGGAAATGCatggatttatttttcacttTGTGGAATGATAGGAATgatttgttcatatttatttgtcaTATCTACACGATATTATACAGATTCATCTTATCccaaagttaaaaaaatagcacATGCATCTTTAAGTGGTCCAGctacaaatataatagcTGGGTTATATGTTGGACTTGAATCGACATTTTTTccaattataattatatgcatatcattattattttcatattatttaggAATACAaagtaatataaaaaaaggaaatgatGTGATAAATGGCTTATATGGTACATCTATTGCAACAATGGGAATGTTGTCAACATCTGTTTTCATATTAAGTATGTCTAATTTTGGACCAATAGCTGATAATGCAGGTGGAATTGCACAAATGTCTAAGCAACCTGAATACGTACGTACAATAACCGATAAATTAGATGTAGTTGGAAATGTAACAAAAGCCAATACAAAGGGATATAGTGTAGGTTCTGCTGCCCTTGCCTGCTTCTTGTTATTTTCAGCATTTCTTAGTGAAGTGTCTGATATATCAGGAACGGCATTTGCAACTGTAGATATTGCATTACCCGAAGTTTTTATAGGAGGAATTTTGGGATCTgcaattgtttttttatttgctgGCTGGTCTTTAGATGCAGTTGGAAATACAGCAGAAGAAGTTTTAAAAGAAGTTCGAAGACAATTTAATGAACATCCAGgaattttatcatataaagaaaaaccAGATTATCataaatgtgtatatataataagtaAAAGAGCATTAAAAGAAACATTTAAACCTGGACTTTTAGGTATTTTAGCTCCTATAATTATCggcattttatttaaatttatagggaatttacaaaacaataaattattaggAGCACAAGTTATGGCTTCCTTTATAATGTTTTCAACTTCTACTGGTATACTTAtggctttatttttaaataatgctGGTGGAGCTTGGGATAATgcaaagaaatatatagaaaccGGTATGTATGGTGGGAAAAATAGTCCAGCTCATATTTCTAGTGTTATAGGAGATACAGTTGGAGATCCATGTAAAGATACTGCTGGGCCGTCTATACATGTTCTTATAAAACTTATTTCAACAATAACCATG GTGATAACCCCTCTAATTGCTTCAAGTGCAAGCAAATGA
- a CDS encoding PIH1 domain-containing protein, putative, translated as MDKIYQYYFQQPNKNIEFNSENINNLIQNKKTIKISPQKGYVIKTYDKNGEKVYFNICSSNLISEFHFKKIPDLNNQEGLRIPLSIGEEKNKEDKKGNKYKTYDIVLNTKVVTQSKTDSHLKKIIAELVQAAIKNKYKTETCSNLYFFPDHKYKGDYPEDQFIKDDQQHKFEVVEEGDKKEININNNNDEVIDIEKLLTVKQPQWDMWFINKNVLEEKYKTLDKFYIPYIRMFPLDNAIYSFDFKPPFLNTNEKKKNYNTNFRSFLNDYNVDLDDEFLSYEKVDNTICVIQIQLPFFIFAQRNLGNSIDIFPIHQFMNMYISDECLKILFKKSPLFPAEYNPPYKDFTIRFPFYYKSSRVISQYLEKYTLLNVIIPVTKNSASSIIFKEVAKNKNDDTSSDGEESSCDSIF; from the exons ATGGACAAAATTTATcagtattattttcaacagccaaataaaaatatcgaaTTTAATtcagaaaatataaataatttaatacaaaataaaaaaacaattaaaataaGTCCACAAAAAGGGTATGTAATAAAGACATATGATAAGAATGGAGAAAAggtttattttaatatatgttcttctaatttaatttccgaatttcattttaaaaaaattccggatttaaataatcaagAGGGATTAAGAATACCTTTAAGTATAGgcgaagaaaaaaataaagaagacaaaaaaggaaataaatacaagACGTATGATATAGTTCTTAATACAAAAGTTGTTACACAAAGTAAAACTGATtctcatttaaaaaaaataatagctGAATTAGTTCAGGCAGcaatcaaaaataaatacaaaacaGAGACATGCTCAAACTTGTATTTCTTCCCTgatcataaatataaag GGGATTATCCAGAGGACCAGTTCATAAAGGATGATCAGCAGCATAAATTTGAAGTTGTAGAAGAAGGCgacaaaaaagaaataaatataaacaataataatgatgaagtgattgatatagaaaaattgTTAACAGTAAAACAACCACAATGGGATATGTggtttattaataaaaatgtgcttgaagaaaaatataaaacactggataaattttatatacctTACATACGTATGTTCCCATTAGACAATGCAATCTATTCCTTTGATTTTAAACCcccatttttaaatacaaatgaaaaaaaaaaaaattacaatacaaattttagatcgtttttaaatgattataATGTCGATTTAGATGATGAGTTTTTATCCTACGAAAAAGTTGATAACACTATTTGTGTTATTCAAATTCAACTacccttttttatttttgctcAACGTAATTTGGGAAATTCAATTGATATTTTTCCTATTCACCAATTTATGAACATGTACATAAGTGATGAATGTTTGAAAATCCTTTTCAAAAA ATCTCCACTTTTCCCAGCAGAATATAATCCACCATATAAAGATTTTACTATTCgctttcctttttattataagtCATCAAGAGTTATATCACaatatttagaaaaatatacctTGTTAAATGTCATAATACCAGTCACTAAAAATAGTGCATcatcaataatatttaaagaagtcgctaaaaacaaaaatgatgatacaTCGTCAGATGGAGAAGAATCGAGTTGTGattctatattttga